The following coding sequences lie in one Panicum virgatum strain AP13 chromosome 6N, P.virgatum_v5, whole genome shotgun sequence genomic window:
- the LOC120679697 gene encoding uncharacterized protein LOC120679697, with product MAKLAAQLKDKFFGLVGRITGCGRAHKDAAAGVIEPKSLASQHVEIRSRGGPPHVDGGARGHINDDGAI from the exons ATGGCCAAGCTCGCCGCGCAGCTCAAGGACAAGTTCTTCGGCCTCGTCGGCCGCATCACCGGCTGCGGCCGCGCCCACAAGGACGCCG CAGCTGGCGTGATAGAGCCCAAGTCTTTGGCATCTCAG CATGTTGAGATCAGGTCAAGGGGAGGTCCTCCACACGTGGACGGAGGGGCCAGGGGTCACATCAACGATGATGGCGCCATCTAG
- the LOC120677544 gene encoding protein MIZU-KUSSEI 1-like: MGFAICPTPGRPSDDAHSRRDSLRSSVDSTRTSSSSTSSIDGRASYDGGGGGAPQRPPRAPGQSLEVPSRRHREGRGGPSRPARLFQKLRHAIPVLTLTPRCGRLQVGTPAEAAAASSAASSSSASPSSSATSSAGSRLVPKGASFSGTTRPCRRLTGTLYGHRRGRVVLALQETPRCLPSLVVELALQTHALLRELGNPAGARIVLETERRPAAPDAEGGARRKRGGARAPPLLDEPAWTMFCNGKKTGYAVRREATDDDLTVMETLRAVSMGAGMLPGTRCSSPPTGAAAADDEVPYLRGCFDHFIGSRDSESLYMIAPQGGTTGPELAVFFVRL; encoded by the coding sequence ATGGGCTTCGCCATCTGCCCCACCCCTGGCCGCCCCAGCGACGACGCCCACAGCCGCCGCGACAGCCTGCGGTCGTCCGTCGACAGCACCCGGacgtcgtcctcgtccacctcgTCCATCGACGGCCGCGCCAgctacgacggcggcggcggcggcgcgccgcagaggccgccgcgcgcgccggggcAGTCGCTGGAGGTGCCGTCGCGGCGGCACCGGGAGGGGCGGGGTGGCCCGTCCCGGCCGGCGCGGCTGTTCCAGAAGCTGCGGCACGCGATCCCCGTCCTGACGCTGACGCCGCGGTGTGGGCGGCTGCAGGTCGGGACGCcggccgaggccgcggcggccagcTCCGCCGCGTCCTCGTCGTCGGCCTCGCCCTCGTCCTCCGCCACCAGCAGCGCAGGCTCCCGCCTCGTGCCCAAGGGCGCGTCCTTCTCGGGCACCACGCGGCCGTGCCGGCGCCTCACGGGGACGCTCTACGGCCACCGCCGGGGCCGCGTCGTGCTGGCGCTGCAGGAGACGCCGCGCTGCCTGCCCAGCCTGGTCGTCGAGCTCGCGCTCCAGACGCACGCGCTGCTCCGCGAGCTCGGCAACCCGGCCGGCGCGCGCATCGTCCTGGAGACGGAGCGCCGCCCGGCGGCCCCGGACGCCGAGGGCGGCGCGCGTCGGAAACGCGGgggagcgcgcgcgccgccgctgctggacGAGCCGGCTTGGACCATGTTCTGCAACGGCAAGAAGACCGGGTACGCGGTGCGGCGCGAGGCCACGGACGACGACCTGACGGTGATGGAGACGCTGCGGGCGGTGTCCATGGGCGCCGGCATGCTCCCCGGGACGAGgtgctcctcgccgccgaccggcgcggcggcggcggacgacgagGTGCCGTACCTGCGCGGCTGCTTCGATCACTTCATCGGGTCACGGGACTCGGAGTCGCTCTACATGATCGCACCCCAGGGAGGCACCACGGggcccgagctcgccgtcttCTTCGTCAGGCTCTGA